One part of the Chryseobacterium mulctrae genome encodes these proteins:
- a CDS encoding DoxX family protein — MKLLTILFVTFALALIGTKIFQGNWNLVFSGNLGMAVFMLFTGFAHFKFQKGMALMIPEFIPAKMFWVYFTGLIEIAAAIGLMIPSIREITSILLIIFFVLIFIANIDSSRKKVNIFKANYSGPGMAYLYKERIPMQIILIAWTWFFGIYLN; from the coding sequence ATGAAATTATTAACAATACTTTTTGTAACCTTTGCATTAGCTTTAATCGGCACAAAAATTTTCCAGGGAAATTGGAATCTTGTATTTTCAGGAAACCTCGGAATGGCAGTTTTTATGCTATTCACAGGCTTTGCTCATTTTAAATTCCAGAAAGGAATGGCTTTAATGATTCCTGAGTTTATTCCGGCAAAAATGTTTTGGGTATATTTTACAGGCTTAATCGAAATTGCCGCAGCAATTGGCTTAATGATTCCTTCAATTCGTGAGATTACTTCAATCTTGTTAATTATCTTTTTTGTGTTAATATTTATAGCAAATATCGATTCGTCAAGAAAAAAAGTCAATATTTTTAAAGCAAATTATTCAGGTCCCGGAATGGCTTATTTGTATAAAGAAAGAATTCCCATGCAGATTATTTTAATAGCTTGGACTTGGTTTTTTGGAATTTATCTGAACTGA
- the purB gene encoding adenylosuccinate lyase, which produces MNSYKNPLEERYSSEEMLFNFSHNNKFQNWRKLWIALAEIEKDLGLDITDEQIAELKANAENIDYEVAAAYEKKFRHDVMAHVHAYGDVAPSAKGIIHLGATSAFVGDNTDLIQIRDGLLILKKKLVNVMKNLSDFAIQYKDLPTLGFTHFQPAQLTTVGKRATLWLQSLVLDIEELDFFLETLRFRGVKGTTGTAASFLELFNGDYSKVKHLDKELSKRFGFEKVFGVSGQTYDRKIDAKVVALLGNIAQSAHKFTNDLRLLQNLKEIEEPFEKNQIGSSAMAYKRNPMRSERIGALAKYVMSLTTSSAMVASTQWFERTLDDSANKRLTIPQAFLAVDAILLIWNNIMNGIVVYPNRINKHIMEELPFMATEYIIMEEVKAGGDRQEIHEVIRVHSMEASKKVKEEGKENDLIERILNDDSLKLDKSKLKEVLDPKNFIGFAPIQTEEFITNEVQPIIDANKDLIGLEADLKV; this is translated from the coding sequence ATGAATTCCTACAAAAATCCATTGGAAGAGCGCTACTCCAGTGAAGAAATGTTATTTAACTTTTCTCATAACAACAAATTCCAGAATTGGAGAAAGCTTTGGATCGCCCTTGCTGAAATCGAAAAAGACCTTGGACTTGACATTACAGACGAGCAAATCGCTGAGTTAAAAGCCAATGCAGAAAACATCGATTATGAAGTAGCTGCAGCTTACGAGAAAAAATTCCGTCATGATGTAATGGCTCATGTTCACGCGTATGGTGACGTTGCGCCTTCTGCAAAAGGAATTATTCACTTGGGGGCAACTTCGGCGTTTGTAGGAGATAATACAGATTTAATTCAAATCCGTGACGGACTTTTAATTTTAAAGAAAAAGTTGGTTAACGTAATGAAAAATCTTTCTGATTTTGCTATTCAGTATAAAGATTTACCGACTTTAGGATTTACACACTTCCAACCGGCTCAGTTAACAACTGTTGGAAAAAGAGCAACACTTTGGTTACAAAGTTTGGTTCTAGACATCGAAGAGCTTGATTTCTTCCTAGAAACACTACGTTTTAGAGGGGTTAAAGGAACAACTGGAACTGCAGCAAGTTTCCTAGAGCTTTTCAACGGTGATTATTCTAAAGTAAAACATTTAGATAAAGAATTATCAAAAAGATTCGGTTTCGAAAAAGTTTTCGGAGTTTCAGGTCAGACTTACGATAGAAAAATCGATGCTAAAGTAGTGGCTTTATTAGGGAATATTGCTCAATCTGCACATAAATTCACCAACGATCTACGTCTTCTTCAAAATTTGAAAGAAATTGAAGAACCATTCGAGAAAAACCAAATCGGTTCATCTGCAATGGCTTACAAGCGTAATCCAATGAGAAGCGAAAGAATCGGAGCGTTGGCAAAATACGTTATGTCTTTAACGACAAGTTCTGCAATGGTGGCTTCAACACAATGGTTTGAAAGAACTTTAGATGATTCCGCAAACAAGAGATTAACAATTCCTCAGGCATTTTTGGCGGTTGATGCGATTCTATTGATTTGGAATAACATCATGAACGGAATCGTTGTTTATCCAAACAGAATCAATAAGCATATTATGGAAGAACTTCCTTTCATGGCGACAGAATACATCATCATGGAAGAAGTGAAAGCTGGTGGAGATCGTCAGGAAATCCACGAAGTGATTAGAGTTCATTCGATGGAAGCGTCTAAGAAAGTAAAAGAAGAAGGTAAAGAAAACGACCTTATTGAAAGAATCTTAAATGACGATTCATTAAAGCTAGACAAATCAAAATTAAAAGAAGTTCTTGATCCTAAAAATTTCATTGGTTTTGCACCAATTCAGACGGAAGAATTCATTACCAATGAAGTTCAGCCGATAATTGACGCAAACAAAGATCTGATAGGATTAGAAGCTGACCTTAAAGTATAA
- a CDS encoding SRPBCC family protein, whose product MENLSYDIIINAPKQKIWDVLWTPETYSEWTKFFNPKSISLMKSDWKVGGKTYFTNSDGEGMVSTIDSLEKPDQIVFKHLGMVDKDGNEDTQSKEVMEWNGSFEKYFLISLDNGTVKLQAEVQAESEWKDHMNEGFTKGLQIVKDLAESN is encoded by the coding sequence ATGGAAAATTTATCGTACGACATTATTATTAATGCTCCAAAACAAAAAATATGGGACGTTTTGTGGACTCCCGAAACGTACAGTGAATGGACAAAATTTTTTAATCCTAAATCAATTTCATTGATGAAATCGGATTGGAAAGTTGGCGGAAAAACCTACTTCACCAATTCAGATGGTGAGGGAATGGTTTCTACGATCGACAGTCTCGAAAAACCTGATCAGATTGTTTTCAAACATTTGGGAATGGTTGATAAAGACGGAAACGAAGATACTCAAAGCAAAGAAGTGATGGAGTGGAACGGTTCTTTCGAAAAATATTTCCTGATTTCGCTTGATAATGGAACAGTAAAACTTCAGGCAGAAGTTCAGGCTGAAAGCGAATGGAAAGACCACATGAATGAAGGTTTTACAAAAGGTTTACAGATTGTAAAGGATCTTGCAGAATCCAATTAA